In the Triticum aestivum cultivar Chinese Spring chromosome 2B, IWGSC CS RefSeq v2.1, whole genome shotgun sequence genome, agcacctttgtaggaatagtcagctcgcgtgataatttgatccgtaggagttgatggtcgggaccccaggtgaacgacttggaggcggtggctcgccagttgccacagattgagtagccatgtttaaaatatcatttttagcggggttaagagttctgattttcaatggcgcgttataagtacttagtagtttttagaacgattggtatggagtgaaaatggaattcatagtactacgtacctccttggcgtatggttgtattgGTTTATGTTGCGacatgttgaacctggtagttctagggcaaatattatggtttagatttagatgctggttttcagtaatgaaaatcggaaggggaaacccttcttgaTTAAATAAAACAATTACCTCCATtatggtttactagtccccatcgtattttgggtcaaagtttgtccacgaattttacttgtaaaatgtgaatggaaaacgagattttgttatacccaaacaaaaaaggactggagggagtgattgctctgacacggaagtgacctctcatagcgcaggcattgaaccggcgcgccggccaagagggccccacttgcTGCAGGCtcagctgagcacgcctcctcgccgcgtgcaaccagctttaGACTGCCCCACCTGCTTCATTGAATCCACGCGTGTGCcgacaacacgtccttccgcgagccgtcatgcattttagaacacaaaaaatgactaaaatataattaatttacgcatggtcttgacttgttgtgctcgcactggtagcaggaactagtagaggtttttctttatttataactctcctcacatttttttggctttgaagtgaatcatggttgtggacattatgtatgaatgtgcagatatctatgaacatgagtttgatgtggaagttgaacttggaatgtcgggcttgcgcgtgaactataccatgtccaattcttcgtctgttattgttcaaaaagtaattgctgttattacatgacccgaaaataatattttgtgccacatcagtagatgcgtggacatcacaataggcatgctgactggataaacatttgaacctagctattatgaaggaaattttgtattgacaacaattttagatagtaggagacgcctagcctgctctgcctctgctagcttatttctggcttcttccatctcttcgttggcttgggtgaagagagcatctggttactcttttcacttcttcagcaactcagctacattctcaagggctgctgcatgctttctttcaacctttactagagccacgagaacacaaacagctgacgactccacctggcttgtgtgtaatccagcatcatctgggaatttgcatcTTGTGTCTAATCcatcatcattagggaactggcaccttgtgtgtaatccagcctcattttggaaacatgatctcgaggttgaccatacttccctcctcgcaggaactgcatcctgacatgaagttacttcttttttagatcaatactcagagcaacccagatccatttagtagaagccagataaacagaactcggagaagtgaattcaaaaggaaaaaaatatataaaaacagactacaaggtgagaacacccacttcctacatcaagctaaaaacgaaagcattaggacgattaagactcttcttattacacatcgaagaacaccaggcttaagagaaacaaaaactacaacatatacacatcaaagaacacgaggctaaacgaaagtaattgaaagggtgttacttaccaaagctcgttttacaggttcggtgcagctcctctttaacttgccatgctccttgaagatgtccccaatatcccatgtttggtcttcattgctactctgcatgttcgcactcgtggttttaaaatctcaacatgacaagaaaaatatactactagtaatactcgcgcatcttgtgggcaacactAAAGCACTCGTtgccatcttagagcatctccaacagaatcgcaacacgtggcgctttaaaaaagtgtttacagtgctgagatcgagaagtagaggatagttctcaacattgatagataaaaaaatagataattcaactactccttgtTGTCCAACTCCTCCTCAGTGATGTCCTCCTCTGACGTCTGagtgtaggcgtgaagataccgattgtCGTTGGATTCCCAGGGAgatgctgctcctagcctcatgttgaattgagcatccGCTTCTCGCCTACGCTTCTCTTCGCTATAGGCAGCTTGCTccaccctcctcttatccctctccgccctcctttgcacgtagaactcGCGCGCATTGATGATGTCCCGTGGGAAGTGTTGGTGCCAcaacaccatggcttcctcgtccatctcggcgatgccgagacagtGCTCCCGCCTTTGGTTGTCACGACGATCCTCATCGGTGCTAAACCGcgacagaggcgcgagctcctgcaccCGCTcctgcgtcggcacgttggggaagttcaatgttctatgaggccaccgaagGCGCCACGCCACCGCATCGTATGCGTGGGCGGCCTCATTGGTGGTGTCGAAATTACCGAGgctgaggcgcatcccgcggaaccgggtctcagcggagaagccgccggaggggcgcgcgcggacgccgcggtatccccaagtttcccggtgatGCGGCGGCACGGTGGCGCGGCGGCagtggcgaggcgagaaagagcggggagagagctgtggcgaggcacagagcggggagagagcggtggcaaggcagagagaggtgggagggcattggattttataaagcgcgccggacaccgcgcgccaaaactagcgcacgcctgACCGCTTTTTCCCCcgtgcgcgcgatcctttcccgacatctctgctatctctactctcttctctactttatatttattttatatttaatatttatctctacttctctactgtctacttttttctctataatttttttcttataaaaacagagttggtgatgatggtgtgccaaccatcctgcaatatagtccgtccgatttatatctgacagataggaaggaaacaatgggaattttgcaaaaatatacccataccctctccagatttgcaaataaggccttccctcgttcatccttttctcccacaagataaaatactcatacaaatgcatcttgatgcatgcaatgcatgggcatcttgctagttctaaaaaactttccatcatttgccacactactggttgcagatgaaaaacctacccaagcacagtccgatacaggagcgacgcacaattacaagctgatattctgttggacaatggaggctataaccaattacttttacgggaacaatagcacccaggaaatttgatgggtaggtatgaacaaaattggaactacacatgtactgctaagtgattcaatacacacattaccaatcgaggaggagaacaatggtcgcggcagcctctgtgagtcatggtcgacaATGGGAGtaagttcattgtccacgacggtggtgcttctgcgcttggtgtCGCCTTCCGAGAAGCAGATTCGAGACCGTAGAAGACGAtgctggggaagaggctccgtgtacgagaacgacggtggaccggctccagtgcggcatacgaggtcgtcgatgaggcagatgcactgcagtggacgagtgcgctgatgtaaaggggggggagcacgaaggctgtggtgccgtggagaagtctattttgcggtggggatagaaaatggggagtattcaggtgtactactctgggtgccggggtggggttggctgggtagggtgaaccagaagttacgaaaacagccccctaccaagcgtcatccataGGCCTATTCCGAatgctatgatggtaacttcccactgctcaaatcagggtcgtgggagattttcccgccgacctcaaaattttgtgacactgaactccccgtgtggcgtgttgagtgattcggctaagcaactagtgagtagtactagtaaactctggatattaggtttgaccgaagtcaaacttcctaaagtttgaccaagtttattgaaaaatataaacatttaccataacaaatatgtatgatgtgaaagtacattcaataatgaatctaatggtatttatttgttatattgtatatgttaatattttttgttgtaagctttctgagagtttgcaaaacttgactttgacaaatgctaatacgcggacttaaataaaaacggagggagtacacattttttttcttagtttgtagtgaactaatcatttgttgaaattgtgaaataaatagattaggctattgacttcgaatgtaatggtctatacaattcaatagttacaatcattgtcgaatcccaagatgtatacaaggtctatagtacctcacaacatgctcaaactcacataatcccagtcaaatgagaatctaaatgcatttcatag is a window encoding:
- the LOC123039311 gene encoding ethylene-responsive transcription factor 11-like, which gives rise to RHCRRATVPPHHRETWGYRGVRARPSGGFSAETRFRGMRLSLGNFDTTNEAAHAYDAVAWRLRWPHRTLNFPNVPTQERVQELAPLSRFSTDEDRRDNQRREHCLGIAEMDEEAMVLWHQHFPRDIINAREFYVQRRAERDKRRVEQAAYSEEKRRREADAQFNMRLGAASPWESNDNRYLHAYTQTSEEDITEEELDNKE